The following is a genomic window from Streptomyces chrestomyceticus JCM 4735.
GTGTTCAGCAGCGCCACCCCGGCCGACCTGGTCGTGGACTACCACTTCGGGTCGGTGCACCACCTCGGCACCTGGTACCGCGAGGACGGCCCGCTCGCCCCGCAGGAGGTCGCCGACCACCTCGCCGACCTGCTGCTGCGGGCGCTGCGGCCGTGAGAGCCCTCGGGCGCGGGCACCGGGGGCCCTCGGGGGCAGGTGTCGTCAGTGGTGCCGCATCCCGAACGGCGTCGCCATCAGCGCCAGTACGGCGCCCACGACCGCCGTGCACAGCACGGTGCTGATCCACACCATGGTGAAGGTGTCGGCTTTGGCCTTGGCGCCCGGCTCGCGCTGTTGCCGGTCCTCGTGCTGCCGGTACATCCGGGGAAGCACCGGAAGTACGGCGGCAAGCACGGCGACCAGCGCGACGCTGTACAGGAACAGGATCGGCGGTGCCGCTTCGGGCCGCAGGAGGTTGGTCGCCAGGATGGCGGCGAGCGCCAGCGGCGCTCCCACGGGGAACAGCCACTTGTTCCGCCGCTTCCGCTGTTCGAACTGCTCCTGCGTCTCCGAGGGGTCCTTCTTGAAGGCCAGCGGCCGCATTCCGACCACGAAGAGCAGCGACGCCGCGACGGCGATCAGCCACCAGCCCGACGCGGGGACCGAGAACAGCTTCAGCTCCGCCACCGTGCCGGAGGCATCGGCGACCGGAACCAAGGGTAAGTCGTGATTCATGCCGTGATCCTACGAGAGTGATCGTTTCGCAGGACGTCCGGAGGGCGCTCGGTCCCGGGCCCCGCCGCTCCCTCAGACCCCGCCGACCTGCTTCTCGAACCAGTGGTGGGCGTACGGCTCGTCGTTGAAGGCCGGGACCTCTTCGAAGCCGTACGAGCGGTACAGGGCGATCGCGTCGCCGAGCACCTTGTTGGTGTCCAGGCGGAGTACGCCGCGGCCGTGTCCGACGGCCCGGGCCTCCAGCTCGGCCAGCAGGCGGCGGCCGAGGCCGAGCCGCCGGGCGTGCGGGGCCACCCACATGCGCTTGATCTCGGCGGTGCCGGGCGCCAGCTTCAGCCCCGCACAGGCGACGGGTTCGCCGTGCAGCCGGGCCACCAGGAACAGGCCCTCGGGCGCGCGGAGTCCGCCCGCGTCGGGCAGCAGGCTCCGGGCGGGGTCGAAGCCCGTCTCGAAACGTTCCCGCATCTCCGTGAAGTAGGCCCGCAGGCAGTGCCGGGCGTCCGGGTGGTCGGGGTCGACGACGTCCAGCGTGACCGTGGTGGCGGTCAGCAGCCGGTCGACCTCGGCCATCGCGGCGACCAGCCGGGCGCGCTGGGCGGCGTTGAGCGGCGCCAGCAGGGAGCCGGCCAGCTCGTCGCTGCGGCCGTCGAGCACGGCGAGCTCCGCGCGGCCCGCCTCGGTGAGCCGGACGGTGCGCACCCGCCGGTCCTCGGGCTGCGGTTCCACCGTCACCAGGCCGTCGGCCTCCAGGGAGCGCAGCAACCGGCTCACGTACCCGGAGTCGAGTCCCAGGCGCTCGCGCAGCCGCCGTACGTCCTGCCCCTGCCCGCCGATCTCCCAGAGCAGCCGGGCCTCGCCGACGGGCCGGTCCAGGCCGAGGTAGTGGTCGTGGAGCACGCCCACGCGCTCGGTGACCGTGCGGTTGAACCGCCGCACCTGACTGATCTGTGCCGCATCCATTCCCTGACCTTAGTCAGGGAAATGCTGGCGGGCAAGGGACGGGTGGTGGCGGGGCAAGGGGCAGTACGTCGCCGGGTCACATGTAGCGCTTCAGCTCCCGGCGTGCCAGCGACCGCTGGTGCACCTCGTCCGGGCCGTCCGCGAGCCGCAGCGTACGGGCCGCCGCCCACAGCTCCGCCAGCGGGAAGTCCTGGCTGACGCCGCCCGCGCCGTGCAGTTGCACCGCCCGGTCCAGGATGTCCACGACCGTACGCGGCGTGGCGATCTTGATGGCCTGGATCTCCGTGTGCGCGCCCTTGTTGCCGACGGTGTCCATCAGCCACGCGGTCTTCAGCACCAGCAGCCGCAGTTGCTCGACGGCCACCCGCGCGTCCGCGATCCACCCCTGGACGACGCCCTGGTGCGCCAACGGCTTGCCGAACGCCTCACGGGACACCGCGCGGCGGCACATCAGCTCGATGGCGCGCTCGGCCATCCCGATGAGCCGCATGCAGTGGTGGATGCGGCCGGGGCCGAGACGGGCCTGGGCGATGGCGAAGCCGCCGCCCTCCTCGCCGATCAGGTTCGCGGCCGGTACGCGGACGTCGTGGAAGACCACCTCCGCGTGGCCTCCGTGGTAGTGGTCCTCGTAGCCGTACACCTGCATGGCGCGGCGGACTTCGAGGCCGGGGGTGTCGCGCGGGACCAGCACCATCGACTGCTGGCGGCGCGGGTCGGCGCCGTCCGGGTCGGTCTTGCCCATCACGATGAAGATCTGGCACAGCGGGTTCATCGCGCCGGAGATGTACCACTTGCGGCCGTTGATGACGTACATTCCCCCCTTCTCGGCTCCGCTCGAACGGGAGGTGCCCCCACCGTCCCGCTCGATCCGGGTCTCGATGTTCGTGGCGTCCGAGGAGGCCACGTCCGGCTCGGTCATCGCGAACGCCGACCGGATCTCGCCCGCCAGCAGCGGGTGCAGCCACCGCTTCTTCTGCTCCTCGGAGCCGAACTGCGCCAGCACCTCCATGTTGCCGGTGTCCGGCGCCGCGCAGTTCAGCGCGGTCGGCGCGAGCTGCGGGCTGCGGCCGGTGATCTCGGCCAGCGGCGCGTACTGGAGATTGGTCAGCCCCGCCCCGTACTCCTCGTCCGGCAGGAACAGGTTCCACAGGCCCTGCTTGCGGGCCTCCGCCTTGAGGTCCTCCACGACCGCCGGGGTGTCCCACGGCGAGGCGAGCGCGGCCCGCTGCTCGTCGGCGACCGCCTCGGCCGGGTACACGTGCTCGTCCATGAAGGCCAGCAACTTGCCCCGCAGCTCTTCGGTGCGGGCGTCGAATGCGAAGTCCATCAGCGTGCCTCAGCCTTCCTTGGCGGTCGTCAGGGTGTCGAGGGTGGCCAGGCCGCGGTCGATGAAGACCGGCACCAGCTCGCCGATCCGGTCGAAGCCCGCGCCGACGGTCTGCCCGAGGGTGAAGCGGTAGTGGATACCTTCGAGGATCACGGCGAGCTTGAAGTACGCGAACGCCGTGTACCAGGCGATGCCGGACACGTCCCGGCCGGACCCGGCCGCGTACCGCTCGATCAGCTCGGCCGCCTCGGGGTGGCCGGGCGCGCCGCGCGTCGTGGCGATCGGGGAGCCGGGCACGTCCTCCTGCTCGCTGTACATCACCAGCAGCCCGAGATCGGTCAGCGGATCGCCGAGAGTGGACATCTCCCAGTCCAGTACGGCCGTGATCCGGTCGTCGGCGCCGACCAGCACATTGTCCAGCCGGTAGTCACCGTGCACGACGGCGGGCGCGGGGGAGGCGGGCAGCGCCGCGCCCAGCGCCTCGTGCAGCGCGTCGATGCCCGGCAGGTCGCGGTTCTTCGACGCCGCGAGCTGCTTGCCCCAGCGGCGCAACTGCCGCTCCAGGAAGCCGTCCGGCCGGCCGAAGTCCGCCAGTCCGACCGCCGCCGGGTCCACGGCGTGCAGCGCCACCAGCGTGTCGACGAGGGACAGCACCACACCGCGGGTCCGCTCCGGACCCAGCCCGGCGAGCTGCTCCGCCGTACGGTACGGCACGCCCTCGACCAGCTCCATCACGTAGAACGGCGCCCCGAGGACCGCCTCGTCCTCGCACAGCAGCAGCGCCTCGGGGACCGGCACCGCCGTCGGGTGCAGCGCGCTGATCACCCGGAACTCGCGCCGCATGTCGTGCGCGGTGGCCAGGACGTGGCCCAGCGGCGGGCGGCGGACGACCCACCGGTCGGTGCCGTCGGTGACCCGGTAGGTGAGGTTGGACCGGCCGCCCTCGATCAGCTCGGCATCCAGTGGTCCCCGTACCGCGCCGGGCAGTTCCCGGTCCAGGTGGTCCCGCAGCCGTTCCAGGTCCAGGCCCGGGGGTGCGGAACGCGGGGGAGGGGTGCCGTTGCTCATCGTGCTCCTCCGTACGGAAGGGACGGCCGCTCCGGTCGGACGGCCGCTACGATCATGCCGACTAGTCGGTATGGCGTCCAGAGGGTGGGTACGGGGCGCTGGGCACCTGGCCGGAAAGAGCCGGTCGGTCCTCAGAGGAGGATCGCCGCGCCGAGCACCGCCAGCGCGCAGACGCAGCCCGCCAGGGCCAGTGCAGTACGGGCGGACAGGACCGGCGGCCGGCCCGTGCCCATCGCCCGCATCCGCAGGTGCGCCGCTGCCAGGAACGCGAGCCACACCAGCAGCACCAGCGCCACCGCGACGACCACCATGGGCCCGGGGCCGTGGTGCTGCACCACCTGCCGTCCCGCGAGGATCGCGACCAGCGTGCAGGACAGGGTGGTGCGCCGCCAGGCGAGGCGGGTGCGCTCCGGCTGGAGACCGGGATCGCGAGCCGGGTACGGCCGCTCTCGTGGCAAGGAACCGGCCATCGGTCAGCGCGTCCAGCCGATGACGACGAGGACGACCATCGCGGCCGCGAGCAGACCGACGGCGACCGCCAGCACGGCCGGGAAGCGGGACGCGGGCAGATCCTCGCCGCGGCGCATCGCCCGTTCGCAGCGCACCCAGTGGTTGACCGCCCGCACCGCGCACAGCGCGCCGCCCACCAGCAGGACCACCGTGAACGTCACCCGCAGCACGTCGTGCAGCCGGGGCAGGAACTGGTCCACCGCGAAGCCGCCGCCCACCAGCGCCAGCCCGGTCCGCAGCCAGGCCAGGAAGGTCCGTTCGTTGGCGAGGGAGAAGCGGTAGTCGGGCGTCGTGCCCTCCTCGCGGACGCGCGCCGGCGTGAACCACAGCCGTACGCCCGCGCCGATCGACCGCAGTCTGTCGGTGAGGATCATGGCCAGAACCCTACGCTGTGCCCGCAGGGCGGGCCCCTGCCCGGGCTGCCCGCCTTCCCGCGCCGGCCGACGGGACTACCGCCCCTGTGCGGCCACGGGGATCACCGTTCCTGCCCGGCCCGCCGCTCCAGCAGCCGCTGCCAGGCGGACATGCCGTCCGGCGTCCACTCCCACTCCGGGATGCGCCGCGCCAGTTCCTCCTCGGTGAGGAAGGCGTGCCAGTCCACCTCGGACTCCTGCGGCTGTACGGGCACCGTGCAGCGCACCTCGTAGACCGTCGACCACCAGGTGTGCTCGGGCGTCTCGTACAGGAACTTGAACAGCGGGGCCGGCCGCGGCAGGCCGGTCACGCCCAGTTCCTCCTCCGCCTCGCGCAGCGCGGTCCCGTCGTAGGTCTCGCCCGCGCCGACCACGCCGCCGACGAACATGTCGTAGTGTGAGGGGAAGACCAGCTTCCGCGCGGTCCGGCGGTGCACGAAGATCCGGTCCTCGGCGTCGCGGGCGAGGACGAACGCGCAGCGCGTCCGCAGCCGGTGCGCGTAGGCGTCGCCCCGCCGGACCTGTCCCACGACCTCGTCGCTCTCGCTGACGACGTCGACGATCTCGTCCGCGCTCAGTGGCTGTTGTCCGTCCATGTCTCCATGCAATCAGTCCGCGGGGGCCGGTGTTGCACGGGCCCGGCGGGGCGTGTCACACCGGGCCGTGGGGCACTGCCTCCCGCGTCACTGCCCCATGACGTAACGCACGGTCGGCCCGGAGGTCCAGCCGCCGTCCACCGCCAGCTCGGCGCCGGTGACGTAGGACGCCGCGTCGGACAGCAGGAAGACCACCGCCCCCGCGATCTTCT
Proteins encoded in this region:
- a CDS encoding bifunctional helix-turn-helix transcriptional regulator/GNAT family N-acetyltransferase yields the protein MDAAQISQVRRFNRTVTERVGVLHDHYLGLDRPVGEARLLWEIGGQGQDVRRLRERLGLDSGYVSRLLRSLEADGLVTVEPQPEDRRVRTVRLTEAGRAELAVLDGRSDELAGSLLAPLNAAQRARLVAAMAEVDRLLTATTVTLDVVDPDHPDARHCLRAYFTEMRERFETGFDPARSLLPDAGGLRAPEGLFLVARLHGEPVACAGLKLAPGTAEIKRMWVAPHARRLGLGRRLLAELEARAVGHGRGVLRLDTNKVLGDAIALYRSYGFEEVPAFNDEPYAHHWFEKQVGGV
- a CDS encoding acyl-CoA dehydrogenase family protein; translation: MDFAFDARTEELRGKLLAFMDEHVYPAEAVADEQRAALASPWDTPAVVEDLKAEARKQGLWNLFLPDEEYGAGLTNLQYAPLAEITGRSPQLAPTALNCAAPDTGNMEVLAQFGSEEQKKRWLHPLLAGEIRSAFAMTEPDVASSDATNIETRIERDGGGTSRSSGAEKGGMYVINGRKWYISGAMNPLCQIFIVMGKTDPDGADPRRQQSMVLVPRDTPGLEVRRAMQVYGYEDHYHGGHAEVVFHDVRVPAANLIGEEGGGFAIAQARLGPGRIHHCMRLIGMAERAIELMCRRAVSREAFGKPLAHQGVVQGWIADARVAVEQLRLLVLKTAWLMDTVGNKGAHTEIQAIKIATPRTVVDILDRAVQLHGAGGVSQDFPLAELWAAARTLRLADGPDEVHQRSLARRELKRYM
- a CDS encoding phosphotransferase family protein gives rise to the protein MSNGTPPPRSAPPGLDLERLRDHLDRELPGAVRGPLDAELIEGGRSNLTYRVTDGTDRWVVRRPPLGHVLATAHDMRREFRVISALHPTAVPVPEALLLCEDEAVLGAPFYVMELVEGVPYRTAEQLAGLGPERTRGVVLSLVDTLVALHAVDPAAVGLADFGRPDGFLERQLRRWGKQLAASKNRDLPGIDALHEALGAALPASPAPAVVHGDYRLDNVLVGADDRITAVLDWEMSTLGDPLTDLGLLVMYSEQEDVPGSPIATTRGAPGHPEAAELIERYAAGSGRDVSGIAWYTAFAYFKLAVILEGIHYRFTLGQTVGAGFDRIGELVPVFIDRGLATLDTLTTAKEG
- a CDS encoding DUF202 domain-containing protein — protein: MAGSLPRERPYPARDPGLQPERTRLAWRRTTLSCTLVAILAGRQVVQHHGPGPMVVVAVALVLLVWLAFLAAAHLRMRAMGTGRPPVLSARTALALAGCVCALAVLGAAILL
- a CDS encoding YidH family protein — translated: MILTDRLRSIGAGVRLWFTPARVREEGTTPDYRFSLANERTFLAWLRTGLALVGGGFAVDQFLPRLHDVLRVTFTVVLLVGGALCAVRAVNHWVRCERAMRRGEDLPASRFPAVLAVAVGLLAAAMVVLVVIGWTR
- a CDS encoding NUDIX hydrolase gives rise to the protein MDGQQPLSADEIVDVVSESDEVVGQVRRGDAYAHRLRTRCAFVLARDAEDRIFVHRRTARKLVFPSHYDMFVGGVVGAGETYDGTALREAEEELGVTGLPRPAPLFKFLYETPEHTWWSTVYEVRCTVPVQPQESEVDWHAFLTEEELARRIPEWEWTPDGMSAWQRLLERRAGQER